A stretch of the Ostrea edulis chromosome 9, xbOstEdul1.1, whole genome shotgun sequence genome encodes the following:
- the LOC125658217 gene encoding casein kinase I-like, giving the protein MASAKSSSKGEFHVGGKYRLVRKIGSGSFGDIYLAMNIANGEEVAVKLESVKARHPQLIYESKLYKILQGGVGIPHIRWWGVEREYNVLVMDLLGPSIEDLFNFCSRKFSMKTVLMLADQMINRIEFVHNKNFIHRDIKPDNFLMGIGRHCNKVYLIDFGLAKKYRDSRTRQHIQYREDKNLTGTARYASINAHLGIEQSRRDDMESLGYVLMYFNRGSLPWQGLKAGTKKQKYEKISEKKMSTPVEVLCKGYPAEFAMYLNYTRGLRFEEAPDYMYLRQLFRILFRTLNYQYDYVFDWTMLKQKAANSATVMNGGTTHMATAGR; this is encoded by the exons ATGGCCAGTGCGAAAAGTTCATCGAAAGGAGAATTTCATGTTGGGGGAAAGTATCGACTTGTGAGAAAAATCGGGAGCGGATCATTTGGGGACATTTATCTGGCAATGAATATAGCGAATGGAGAG GAAGTGGCCGTCAAGCTGGAATCCGTCAAAGCCAGGCACCCTCAGCTGATTTATGAGAGCAAACTGTATAAAATTCTCCAGGGAGGAGTTGGAATCCCCCACATACG GTGGTGGGGAGTGGAACGGGAGTACAATGTACTGGTTATGGACCTATTGGGACCAAGCATTGAGGACCTCTTCAACTTCTGCTCCAGAAAGTTCAGTATGAAGACAGTGCTTATGCTGGCAGATCAG ATGATAAACAGAATAGAATTTGTTCATAACAAGAATTTTATACACCGAGACATCAAACCCGACAACTTCCTGATGGGCATTGGGCGACATTGCAATAAG GTTTATCTGATAGACTTTGGCCTTGCTAAAAAATATCGAGACAGTAGAACGCGACAACACATTCAATATCGAGAAGATAAAAACCTCACCGGAACGGCACGATATGCCAGCATCAACGCTCACCTGGGTATCGAACAAAGTCGCAGAGATGACATGGAATCCTTGGGTTATGTTTTGATGTATTTTAATAGAGGTTCCCTCCCATggcaagggttaaag GCTGGAACAAAGAAACAGAAATATGAGAAGATCAGTGAAAAGAAGATGTCGACCCCTGTGGAAGTGCTATGTAAG GGATATCCTGCGGAATTCGCCATGTACCTGAATTACACACGAGGATTGCGATTCGAGGAGGCCCCGGACTACATGTACCTGAGACAGTTGTTCCGAATTCTATTCCGGACATTAAATTATCAGTACGATTATGTATTTGACTGGACAATGCTCAAACAAAAGGCAGCTAACTCTGCAACAGTCATGAACGGAGGAACAACTCACATGGCAACGGCTG GTCGTTGA